Genomic window (Alnus glutinosa chromosome 9, dhAlnGlut1.1, whole genome shotgun sequence):
GGGGGGATAGGAAAGCAGGGGGGGagatctagagagagaaagttttGAATTCCTTCCCGTGAGGAAGGCTTGGAAGCATTCAAAAAACACAGACTGATAATCCTTTGACGCTTCCTTTGCTACTTTCGATGGTGTCCCAATCACGAGCAGATTCCTGCCCTCACGTTAACCCCACCATCACCCTCACTCTCCCATGCAAAATGTCTGTTTCATAATTTCCTCCGCATAtcatatcatttctctttcatattCAGTGGCCTTTCCATCTCCATCATGTATTATTCTCTGTACTCTTATGACATTATGGTACAAACAGATAGGTCCCATGCATTGAGAACCAGATTGAGATGAAAACTCAGACTTGGATccatataattcatcatattAGCAATATCTcaatcatataattaatatatatattaattatggtTTTTTGCCCTTAGAACGAGAAATTGATTgatatatatgaaaattcaaAGTTGATTGCATGACCATTGACCACGCTCTTGCATTGAGAACGAGATCCTTATCCTTTAGATTTCTGAAAATTTAATGTTGTTGTATTTAACGATGTGAATGATCGAtgttatatcatttaaattttttaaatgacatgcCAATATACATGTTTATTATGTAGCATCATCTACACCGTTAATTGACATAAGATGAACCCATTACATGATTAATATTTAAAGTTGGTGCATCTATACACTAGTTGATTGCATGACCATTGACCATGCTCTTTTGAGAACAAGATCCttttcatttcacttaaaatgaagaggaaactattttattattttatggtgAAAATTTAATGTTGTTGTATTTAACGGTATAAATgatatcatattatttaaattttataaatgacaTGCCAATATACATGTTTATTTTGTAGCATCATCTACACTATTAATTGACATACATGAGCCCATTTCATGATTAGTATTTAAAGTTAGTACATTTAAagtgtatatgaagtcaattaATGTATAttgacacgtcttttaaaaaatttaaataatgtataaCTATATATACTATTAGATATATCAATTCTAAATTGATATGAACACATGCACTTTAAatttaactataaaataaatactatccCGTCTATTATTTGAAATGGATAGAATCCCTGTCCCATTTATATATACCATTATAATCACAACCCCTCATTTaacatattataaatataagtaGTGAACATGAAGACTAAGGGGTTCAAATTAGTCAATAAAGACCCATAAACAATAAGTTAATAGTATAACTATTTCTTACGGatttacaataaataaaatataaatagtgatattattaactttatatgataataacttaatttacatgtcaaaaaaaaaaaaaaaaaaaacttaatttagcTCGGTGATAAACTTGGTCAAGTTTGACTCGtatcaaaataaaacaacatcaaCCAAACTTAAACTTTTGTTACTTATTTTGACTCTCGACTCAATTACAACCTCAAgagatatatatgatttttggCCTTTTAAtgctaattaataaaaagagcATACAGTCGGGTATTTTTGGGTCCCTCCTATATAATATGTTTGTGCAATTTTCttgttggttaattaattaatatattgtcaataaagaaaatgaagaatctGAATTTAAATGTAATTTAATTAGCCGGCCGGCAATTATTACTATATAGTGGAAACAAGATGCCCGAGGCTATAACATACATATTACAtaccttcaaaaaataaaaataaaaacaaaacaaacatacAGATTACGCACATGGTGAATCGGTGATGAAGCTTTTTTAATTATATGGTTGAATcaaaaatttcatatatatgGAAATTCTTCCTTCGTTTAGGTTTAATGTCTTGATTGACGGGACGGTTGCAACTTGCCAAAAAGCAAatccattaatatatatatatatataagaaaaaagaaaaaagaaaaagaaaaaaaaaaaaaaaaaagatttcctTTGAGTAACTTAATTTGAAACGAAAAGGTATATCGGCATGGTAATTCTCCTTTGTAAGTTCTCATCCCTATTTAAACAGCTACCAGGTCACCTAATTAtattcacagagagagagagagagagagaggctatgGTTTCTAGGAAGCACAAGAGAGCAGCCATTTACAAGAAGCTGCAATTGCTTCGTTCCATCACCAACTCTCGTGGGGTAATtctctaattaatatataatttcttaatGTCATCACAGTCATCATCGTCACcgcctcttctttttctctttaaacctttagttttaaCTCTGATATTAATCATCCATATCCATTTAAGACCAGTTTAAACTTCGATTTAATTTTCTtggtcttatatatatatgttagtctGTAGTTCATCTCCTTGATTCATCATCCTTGGTCttatatttacatatatttatatatatgtgcagCACAGTAAAACCTCGATTATATTAGATGCATCGAAGTACATAGAAGATCTAAAGCGAAAGATAGATGTAATGAATCATCAAGATATTGCCACGGCAGAGGACACCGACATCCAAGCTTCGTTGCCTTTGGTAGAATATATATTCTGATTTCTGAGCCAGACATGTTGCATTAATTCTTCAATTAATCAACTCTAAATATTGCATGGGATCTTGTTAATTAGTTAGTTAATTAACCACTTATCTATGTGTATTAATTGCAGCGGCTTAGAGTGGAAGCCCAAGAAAAGGGTTTTCT
Coding sequences:
- the LOC133878438 gene encoding uncharacterized protein LOC133878438; translated protein: MVSRKHKRAAIYKKLQLLRSITNSRGHSKTSIILDASKYIEDLKRKIDVMNHQDIATAEDTDIQASLPLRLRVEAQEKGFLIEVVAERSCCGLLVYILEAFEELGLDVRQARVSCSDSFHLEAIADKDSHGPDDDDQIDAKVVKQAVLQAIQNWSEISEQK